In the Rhodospirillaceae bacterium genome, one interval contains:
- the uvrC gene encoding excinuclease ABC subunit UvrC: MERSSNTKNSGRDQPAEAVPKGSYTPGQKLGNGLKVISDALKNLPSRPGVYRMINASGDALYVGKAKNLKKRVTAYTKIERLPMRLQRMVTETAHLEIVTTHTEAEALLLESNLIKQLKPRYNILLRDDKSFAYIMITGDHAFPRVIKHRGARKAQHQYFGPFASAGAVNHTLTTLQKAFLLRTCSDSVFENRSRPCLLYQIKKCCAPCVDAVPQEVYADLIRQSRDFLSGESREIQQDLSRRMETASAELDFENAAIYRDRIRALTSVQNHQDINLPSTENTDVIGLHREGGQSCIQIFFFRGGQNFGNRAYYPSHSADDDDGEIIEAFLGQFYDAAPAPRTILVSHPPPHRALISEALGIRTNHKVDIIAPQRGARRKLIDHSKLNAREALGRRMAESSAQRKLLESVAEIFSLPTSPDRIEVYDNSHISGTHMVGAMIVTGANGLEKNSYRKFNLKSEDLVPGDDYGAMKEVLQRRFGRAQKEDPERTKGIWPDLVLLDGGQGQLSIAYQTLEELGINDVPMVAISKGPDRNAGREQFHRQDKPPFTLPPSHPALYFLQRLRDEAHRFAISSHRNKRSRAIVQSELDQIPGIGAQRKKALLHRFGSAKAIGQAGTEDLAAVDGISAGLAKKLYDHFHPDQ; this comes from the coding sequence ATGGAACGTTCAAGCAACACAAAGAATTCTGGTAGAGACCAACCAGCTGAAGCCGTGCCTAAGGGTTCATATACGCCCGGTCAAAAGCTCGGCAACGGCTTAAAGGTCATTTCAGATGCCCTCAAGAACCTTCCAAGCCGCCCTGGTGTTTACAGAATGATAAATGCATCAGGAGATGCGCTTTACGTTGGCAAAGCCAAAAATCTAAAAAAGCGTGTCACCGCTTATACGAAGATAGAGCGCCTTCCTATGCGACTGCAGAGGATGGTCACCGAAACCGCTCATCTGGAAATTGTCACAACCCATACCGAAGCTGAGGCATTGCTGCTTGAAAGCAATCTCATCAAGCAACTTAAGCCACGATACAACATATTACTCAGAGACGATAAATCTTTCGCCTACATTATGATCACAGGAGATCACGCGTTTCCCCGTGTCATTAAACACAGAGGAGCACGCAAAGCTCAGCATCAATATTTTGGGCCCTTCGCTTCTGCAGGAGCCGTGAACCATACGCTGACCACATTGCAGAAAGCTTTTCTGCTCAGAACGTGTTCAGACAGTGTCTTCGAAAATCGATCAAGGCCGTGCTTACTCTATCAAATCAAAAAATGCTGCGCACCTTGTGTCGATGCAGTGCCACAGGAAGTCTATGCTGACCTGATACGTCAGTCGCGCGATTTCCTAAGTGGTGAGAGCCGTGAAATTCAACAAGACCTCTCCCGGCGCATGGAAACAGCCAGCGCAGAGTTAGATTTTGAAAATGCAGCAATATATCGTGATCGCATCCGTGCCTTAACGTCTGTTCAGAATCATCAAGATATTAACTTACCATCAACGGAAAACACCGATGTCATTGGTCTGCACCGTGAAGGTGGCCAATCTTGCATCCAAATCTTTTTCTTCCGTGGCGGCCAAAACTTTGGCAACCGCGCCTATTATCCGTCTCATTCTGCTGATGACGATGATGGCGAAATCATAGAAGCTTTTCTAGGGCAGTTTTACGATGCGGCCCCAGCCCCCCGCACCATACTTGTAAGCCATCCTCCCCCGCACAGGGCCCTCATATCAGAGGCTTTAGGTATACGCACCAATCATAAGGTCGACATCATAGCCCCACAAAGAGGGGCCCGCCGAAAACTGATTGATCATTCCAAATTGAATGCTCGAGAGGCATTAGGCAGACGCATGGCGGAAAGTTCGGCCCAACGAAAGCTGTTGGAAAGCGTTGCAGAAATATTTAGTTTACCAACTTCGCCTGATCGCATTGAAGTCTATGATAACTCGCATATATCAGGAACGCATATGGTCGGCGCTATGATTGTCACTGGCGCAAATGGCTTAGAGAAAAATTCTTATCGGAAATTCAACTTAAAATCTGAAGACCTGGTCCCGGGCGACGACTACGGTGCTATGAAAGAAGTTCTGCAGCGCCGATTTGGCCGCGCCCAAAAAGAAGATCCAGAACGCACCAAGGGAATATGGCCAGACCTTGTCCTTCTTGACGGCGGACAAGGTCAACTTTCGATCGCCTATCAGACGCTAGAAGAACTTGGTATTAATGACGTTCCAATGGTTGCCATTTCAAAAGGCCCAGATCGAAACGCTGGTAGGGAGCAATTTCACAGGCAAGACAAGCCGCCATTCACCTTGCCACCATCGCACCCGGCGCTTTATTTCCTGCAACGCTTGCGCGACGAAGCACATCGGTTTGCGATTTCATCGCACCGCAACAAACGATCTCGAGCAATAGTGCAATCTGAACTTGATCAGATTCCTGGCATTGGAGCCCAACGAAAAAAGGCACTTCTTCATCGTTTTGGATCAGCGAAGGCCATCGGGCAAGCTGGAACAGAGGATTTAGCCGCAGTTGATGGTATCAGTGCAGGGCTGGCAAAAAAGCTCTATGATCATTTTCACCCTGATCAATAA